Proteins encoded together in one Triticum dicoccoides isolate Atlit2015 ecotype Zavitan chromosome 7B, WEW_v2.0, whole genome shotgun sequence window:
- the LOC119337921 gene encoding cryptochrome DASH, chloroplastic/mitochondrial-like isoform X1, with the protein MLHHHLLSSSASSFPPAAAQSLLLLPRQPTASLRALISMAASTSSSSPFRPPRAVLAAAVPSLGLDETAAAADDAFRRHTSPGLRRAVGAVGVAVVWFRSDLRVLDNEALARAWAASGAVLPVYCVDPRALAGATHRFGFPKTGALRAQFLIECLGDLKRNLQKRGLDLLVRHGKPEDILPAIAKAVSAHTVYAHKETCSEELLVERLVRRGLEQVVLPQGQGGASGRNNRPLSPKLQLVWGATMYHTDDLPFPVSNLPDVYTQFRKAVESKSSVRSCGKLPPSLGPAPGSGLDELGGWGSIPTLESLGLSVTKSEKGMRFVGGESAALGRVHEYFWKNDQVKVYKETRNGMLGPDYSTKFSPWLASGSLSPRYVCEEVKRYEKQQVANDSTYWVLFELIWRDYFRFLSAKYGNSIFHLGGPRKVASKWSQDEALFESWKDGRTGYPLIDANMKELLATGFMSNRGRQIVCSFLVRDMGIDWRMGAEWFETCLLDYDPASNYGNWTYGAGVGNDPREDRYFSIPKQAKTYDPDGEYVAYWLPELRSLAKERRNFPGASYIKQVVPLKFDGGHQRKDQQFNRQTRPKNIYRRQK; encoded by the exons atgctccaccaccacctcctctcctcctccgcctcctccttccctCCCGCCGCCGCGCAatcactcctcctcctcccgcgacaGCCAACCGCCAGCCTCCGCGCCCTCATCTCCATGGCCGCCTCGACCTCGAGCTCGAGCCCGTTCCGCCCCCCGCGCGCCGTGCTGGCGGCGGCGGTGCCGTCCCTCGGCCTCGACGAGACCGCCGCGGCGGCTGACGACGCATTCCGGAGACACACCTCGCCGGGCCTTCGGAGGGCAGTCGGCGCGGTCGGCGTGGCCGTCGTGTGGTTCAGGAGCGACCTCCGGGTGCTGGACAACGAGGCGCTGGCGCGCGCGTGGGCGGCCTCCGGCGCCGTCCTCCCCGTCTACTGCGTCGACCCCCGCGCCCTCGCCGGCGCCACCCACCGCTTCGGCTTCCCCAAGACCGGAG CATTGAGGGCGCAGTTCCTGATAGAGTGCCTGGGAGACCTGAAGCGGAACCTGCAGAAGCGCGGGCTCGACCTGCTCGTCCGGCACGGCAAGCCTGAAGACATCCTCCCTGCGATCGCCAAGGCCGTCAGTGCACACACA GTCTATGCCCACAAGGAGACCTGCAGCGAGGAGCTCCTCGTGGAGCGCCTCGTGCGCAGAGGCTTGGAGCAGGTGGTTCTCCCTCAAGGACAGGGAGGAGCTTCTGGCCGGAATAATAGGCCTCTCAGCCCCAAGCTTCAGCTCGTCTGGGGAGCGACGATGTACCACACCGACGATCTCCCGTTCCCGGTGAGCAACCTGCCGGACGTGTACACACAGTTCAGAAAG GCGGTCGAGTCGAAGTCCTCGGTCCGGAGCTGTGGCAAGCTGCCGCCTTCGCTCGGGCCGGCCCCGGGCTCCGGCCTGGATGAGCTCGGCGGGTGGGGGTCGATACCGACTCTGGAGTCACTGGGCCTAAGTGTAACGAAG TCAGAGAAGGGAATGCGTTTCGTCGGAGGGGAGAGCGCGGCTCTCGGAAGGGTTCACGAGTACTTCTGGAAGAATGATCAGGTGAAAGTCTACAAAGAGACCAGGAACGGCATGCTTgggccggactactccaccaagttCTCCCCTTGGCTTGCCTCCGGCAGCCTTTCGCCGCGCTATGTTTGCGAAGAG GTTAAGAGATATGAGAAGCAGCAAGTGGCAAATGATTCCACATACTG GGTTTTGTTTGAGCTGATATGGAGGGACTACTTCAGATTCCTTTCAGCAAAATATGGGAACTCCATTTTCCACTTGG GGGGGCCGAGAAAAGTGGCGTCCAAGTGGAGCCAAGATGAGGCGTTGTTCGAATCTTGGAAAGATGGTCGGACCGG GTACCCTCTTATTGATGCCAACATGAAGGAGCTCTTAGCTACTGGTTTCATGTCCAACCGTGGCCGTCAG ATTGTCTGCTCTTTTTTGGTCCGGGACATGGGTATCGACTGGCGAATGGGAGCTGAATGGTTTGAAACATGCCTTCTGGATTATGACCCGGCTTCTAATTATGGCAATTGGACATATGGAGCAG GAGTTGGCAATGATCCACGAGAAGACCGATACTTTAGCATACCCAAGCAA GCCAAGACGTACGATCCTGACGGCGAATATGTCGCGTACTGGCTACCGGAGCTCCGGTCGCTAGCAAAGGAAAGGAGAAACTTCCCAGGCGCTTCATACATCAAGCAGGTCGTCCCACTGAAGTTTGATGGTGGGCATCAGAGAAAAGATCAGCAATTCAACAGGCAGACAAGGCCAAAGAACATTTACAGAAGACAAAAATGA
- the LOC119337922 gene encoding uncharacterized protein LOC119337922: MGMEHLMSVVNPSSGYISQRGFERRGDGTMEEMKERQKQRTEKMMEDYQNTESRDGAIRCPIPCKSSRPYREYDFKSAQDLSDFMVSKASPPYFMGSPPVRASNPLVNDRQFRAWKVQSVDESLGIPIPTRGYCVGYNKRAGSTTED, translated from the exons ATGGGTATGGAGCATTTGATGAGTGTCGTGAATCCTTCATCAG gttacatctcacaaagAGGTTTCGAACGTCGTGGTGATGGAACGATGGAGGAAATGAAAGAGCGACAGAAACAGAGGACAGAAAAAATGATGGAAGACTACCAAAACACAGAAAGCAGAGATGGAGCGATCAGATGTCCAATTCCATGCAAAAGCAGCAG ACCGTACAGGGAGTATGATTTTAAAAGTGCACAAGATCTCTCTGATTTTATGGTGAGCaag GCTTCTCCTCCATACTTCATGGGATCTCCACCAGTTCGTGCAAGCAATCCCCTTGTCAATGACAGGCAGTTCCGTGCTTGGAAAGTACAAAGCGTTGATGAGTCGCTCGGCATTCCTATACCAACCAGGGGCTACTGCGTTGGCTACAACAAAAGGGCAGGGTCTACTACAGAGGACTGA
- the LOC119337921 gene encoding cryptochrome DASH, chloroplastic/mitochondrial-like isoform X2, with translation MLHHHLLSSSASSFPPAAAQSLLLLPRQPTASLRALISMAASTSSSSPFRPPRAVLAAAVPSLGLDETAAAADDAFRRHTSPGLRRAVGAVGVAVVWFRSDLRVLDNEALARAWAASGAVLPVYCVDPRALAGATHRFGFPKTGALRAQFLIECLGDLKRNLQKRGLDLLVRHGKPEDILPAIAKAVSAHTVYAHKETCSEELLVERLVRRGLEQVVLPQGQGGASGRNNRPLSPKLQLVWGATMYHTDDLPFPVSNLPDVYTQFRKAVESKSSVRSCGKLPPSLGPAPGSGLDELGGWGSIPTLESLGLSVTKAEKGMRFVGGESAALGRVHEYFWKNDQVKVYKETRNGMLGPDYSTKFSPWLASGSLSPRYVCEEVKRYEKQQVANDSTYWVLFELIWRDYFRFLSAKYGNSIFHLGGPRKVASKWSQDEALFESWKDGRTGYPLIDANMKELLATGFMSNRGRQIVCSFLVRDMGIDWRMGAEWFETCLLDYDPASNYGNWTYGAGVGNDPREDRYFSIPKQAKTYDPDGEYVAYWLPELRSLAKERRNFPGASYIKQVVPLKFDGGHQRKDQQFNRQTRPKNIYRRQK, from the exons atgctccaccaccacctcctctcctcctccgcctcctccttccctCCCGCCGCCGCGCAatcactcctcctcctcccgcgacaGCCAACCGCCAGCCTCCGCGCCCTCATCTCCATGGCCGCCTCGACCTCGAGCTCGAGCCCGTTCCGCCCCCCGCGCGCCGTGCTGGCGGCGGCGGTGCCGTCCCTCGGCCTCGACGAGACCGCCGCGGCGGCTGACGACGCATTCCGGAGACACACCTCGCCGGGCCTTCGGAGGGCAGTCGGCGCGGTCGGCGTGGCCGTCGTGTGGTTCAGGAGCGACCTCCGGGTGCTGGACAACGAGGCGCTGGCGCGCGCGTGGGCGGCCTCCGGCGCCGTCCTCCCCGTCTACTGCGTCGACCCCCGCGCCCTCGCCGGCGCCACCCACCGCTTCGGCTTCCCCAAGACCGGAG CATTGAGGGCGCAGTTCCTGATAGAGTGCCTGGGAGACCTGAAGCGGAACCTGCAGAAGCGCGGGCTCGACCTGCTCGTCCGGCACGGCAAGCCTGAAGACATCCTCCCTGCGATCGCCAAGGCCGTCAGTGCACACACA GTCTATGCCCACAAGGAGACCTGCAGCGAGGAGCTCCTCGTGGAGCGCCTCGTGCGCAGAGGCTTGGAGCAGGTGGTTCTCCCTCAAGGACAGGGAGGAGCTTCTGGCCGGAATAATAGGCCTCTCAGCCCCAAGCTTCAGCTCGTCTGGGGAGCGACGATGTACCACACCGACGATCTCCCGTTCCCGGTGAGCAACCTGCCGGACGTGTACACACAGTTCAGAAAG GCGGTCGAGTCGAAGTCCTCGGTCCGGAGCTGTGGCAAGCTGCCGCCTTCGCTCGGGCCGGCCCCGGGCTCCGGCCTGGATGAGCTCGGCGGGTGGGGGTCGATACCGACTCTGGAGTCACTGGGCCTAAGTGTAACGAAGGCAG AGAAGGGAATGCGTTTCGTCGGAGGGGAGAGCGCGGCTCTCGGAAGGGTTCACGAGTACTTCTGGAAGAATGATCAGGTGAAAGTCTACAAAGAGACCAGGAACGGCATGCTTgggccggactactccaccaagttCTCCCCTTGGCTTGCCTCCGGCAGCCTTTCGCCGCGCTATGTTTGCGAAGAG GTTAAGAGATATGAGAAGCAGCAAGTGGCAAATGATTCCACATACTG GGTTTTGTTTGAGCTGATATGGAGGGACTACTTCAGATTCCTTTCAGCAAAATATGGGAACTCCATTTTCCACTTGG GGGGGCCGAGAAAAGTGGCGTCCAAGTGGAGCCAAGATGAGGCGTTGTTCGAATCTTGGAAAGATGGTCGGACCGG GTACCCTCTTATTGATGCCAACATGAAGGAGCTCTTAGCTACTGGTTTCATGTCCAACCGTGGCCGTCAG ATTGTCTGCTCTTTTTTGGTCCGGGACATGGGTATCGACTGGCGAATGGGAGCTGAATGGTTTGAAACATGCCTTCTGGATTATGACCCGGCTTCTAATTATGGCAATTGGACATATGGAGCAG GAGTTGGCAATGATCCACGAGAAGACCGATACTTTAGCATACCCAAGCAA GCCAAGACGTACGATCCTGACGGCGAATATGTCGCGTACTGGCTACCGGAGCTCCGGTCGCTAGCAAAGGAAAGGAGAAACTTCCCAGGCGCTTCATACATCAAGCAGGTCGTCCCACTGAAGTTTGATGGTGGGCATCAGAGAAAAGATCAGCAATTCAACAGGCAGACAAGGCCAAAGAACATTTACAGAAGACAAAAATGA